In a single window of the Bacillus clarus genome:
- the rplM gene encoding 50S ribosomal protein L13, whose amino-acid sequence MRTTFMAKANEVERKWYVVDAEGQTLGRLASEVASILRGKNKPTFTPHVDTGDHVIIINAEKIHLTGNKLNDKIYYRHTNHPGGLKQRTALEMRTNYPVQMLELAIKGMLPKGRLGRQVSKKLNVYAGAEHPHQAQKPEVYELRG is encoded by the coding sequence ATGCGTACGACTTTTATGGCAAAAGCTAACGAAGTTGAGCGTAAATGGTATGTGGTTGACGCTGAAGGTCAAACTTTAGGTCGCCTAGCTAGTGAAGTAGCATCCATTTTACGTGGTAAAAACAAACCTACATTTACACCACACGTTGACACGGGTGATCATGTAATTATTATTAACGCTGAGAAAATTCATTTAACAGGTAATAAATTAAACGATAAAATTTACTACCGTCACACTAACCACCCAGGTGGACTTAAGCAAAGAACAGCTCTAGAAATGCGTACAAACTACCCTGTACAAATGTTAGAGCTTGCAATTAAAGGCATGCTTCCAAAAGGACGTTTAGGACGTCAAGTGTCTAAAAAATTAAACGTGTATGCTGGAGCAGAGCATCCACACCAAGCACAAAAACCAGAAGTTTACGAACTTCGCGGATAA
- the rpsI gene encoding 30S ribosomal protein S9 — protein sequence MAQVQYYGTGRRKSSVARVRLVPGEGRVIINGRDFENYIPFAALREVVKQPLVATETLGNYDVLVNVNGGGYTGQAGAIRHGISRALLKADPEYRLTLKRAGLLTRDARMKERKKYGLKGARRAPQFSKR from the coding sequence TTGGCACAGGTTCAATACTATGGTACTGGACGTCGTAAGAGTTCAGTAGCACGCGTACGCCTAGTTCCAGGCGAAGGACGCGTTATCATTAACGGTCGTGATTTTGAAAACTATATCCCATTTGCTGCATTACGTGAAGTAGTGAAACAACCTCTAGTTGCAACAGAAACTTTAGGTAACTACGATGTACTTGTAAACGTAAATGGTGGTGGATACACTGGTCAAGCTGGTGCTATTCGTCACGGTATTTCTCGCGCTTTATTAAAAGCTGATCCAGAATACCGTCTAACATTAAAACGTGCGGGTCTATTAACTCGTGACGCACGTATGAAAGAGCGTAAAAAATACGGTCTTAAAGGCGCACGTCGTGCACCTCAGTTCTCAAAACGTTAA
- a CDS encoding DUF2521 family protein, protein MNVIVSLQEKQKEKQLKYERKMLRELSLKTLRSNIRDAFDMQELHRQYEDYCIELGIESYLLGARYSKFGYYGESFFDVKYRALEEEQQLTEMLFHFLASMAMREIESKDEEVLYESCQRFISLWWREGYEKGERRYRLKLH, encoded by the coding sequence ATGAATGTCATTGTCAGCTTACAAGAAAAACAAAAAGAAAAGCAGTTAAAATATGAGCGGAAGATGCTACGTGAATTATCATTAAAGACATTGCGTTCGAATATCCGTGATGCTTTTGATATGCAAGAACTTCATAGACAGTATGAGGACTATTGTATTGAGTTAGGAATTGAATCGTACTTACTAGGAGCGAGATATAGTAAATTTGGTTATTATGGTGAATCCTTTTTTGATGTGAAATATAGAGCTTTAGAAGAAGAACAGCAACTAACAGAAATGTTATTTCACTTTTTAGCTAGTATGGCTATGCGTGAGATAGAATCGAAAGATGAAGAAGTGCTCTACGAATCCTGTCAGCGGTTTATTAGCCTCTGGTGGCGTGAGGGATATGAAAAGGGTGAAAGAAGATATCGATTAAAGCTTCATTAA
- the cwlD gene encoding N-acetylmuramoyl-L-alanine amidase CwlD translates to MKRIRIISLVLAAVVLFFLVKQEVQITKSWRAWNLPLSGKVIVLDAGHGGPDGGAVGGKDIVEKDITLEITKKVQDYLQEQGALVILTREGDYDLANKDTKSYSRRKAEDLKKRVEIINKPDVDFFASIHLNALTSSGSRGAQTFYYRSLIENERAAKFIQAELRTSLENTNRSAKTIPHVYLLKYAETPGALIEAGFLSNVNERYMLNSEKYQQKVAAAIYRGILRYFTEKGNPPE, encoded by the coding sequence ATGAAGAGAATTAGAATTATCTCTCTTGTGCTAGCTGCGGTTGTCTTGTTTTTCTTGGTGAAACAAGAAGTTCAAATTACAAAATCGTGGAGAGCTTGGAATTTACCCCTATCTGGGAAAGTAATTGTACTAGATGCTGGACATGGTGGGCCGGACGGGGGAGCTGTTGGCGGGAAAGATATTGTAGAAAAAGACATCACGCTTGAAATTACAAAAAAGGTACAAGATTATTTACAAGAGCAAGGTGCTTTAGTAATTTTGACGCGTGAGGGAGATTATGATTTAGCTAATAAGGATACAAAATCGTATAGCAGACGTAAAGCTGAAGATTTGAAAAAACGTGTAGAAATTATTAATAAGCCTGATGTAGACTTTTTTGCAAGTATTCATTTAAACGCTTTGACAAGTAGTGGATCAAGAGGGGCTCAAACGTTCTACTATCGCTCTTTAATTGAAAATGAACGGGCGGCAAAATTTATACAAGCTGAATTGCGAACGAGCTTAGAAAATACAAATCGTTCAGCTAAAACAATCCCTCATGTGTATTTACTCAAGTATGCAGAAACACCAGGTGCTTTAATTGAGGCGGGTTTTTTATCAAATGTAAATGAAAGATATATGTTAAATTCAGAGAAGTATCAACAAAAAGTAGCAGCTGCTATATACCGTGGAATATTACGTTATTTTACGGAAAAAGGAAATCCTCCAGAATAG
- a CDS encoding Mrp/NBP35 family ATP-binding protein codes for MVTKEQVVEALEGIADPFLHKTLKETNAIKEVTVKPEKEHVSVKIAIVKTGTAEQMQLQAAVVKLVKELGAATVGLRFAEFTEEELSQFAPPQEEKQSESLLSPNSKTTFLAVASGKGGVGKSTVSVNLAISLARLGKKVGIIDADIYGFSVPDMMGIEKRPIVRGDKIIPVERLGVKVISMGFFVEDNAPVIWRGPMLGKMLNHFFTEVEWGDLDYLVLDLPPGTGDVALDVHSMLPSCKEIIVTTPHPTAAFVAARAGAMALRTEHSILGVVENMAYFESKVTGEKEYVFGRGGGDKLATELQTDVLGRIPLQQPDWNKEDFAPSVYEDTHTTGIIYRTIAEQVIDRTSIKQK; via the coding sequence ATGGTAACGAAAGAGCAAGTAGTGGAAGCACTTGAAGGGATTGCTGATCCGTTTCTACATAAAACGTTAAAAGAAACAAATGCAATTAAAGAGGTAACGGTCAAGCCAGAAAAAGAGCATGTGAGTGTTAAAATCGCAATTGTAAAAACAGGGACAGCGGAGCAGATGCAACTTCAGGCAGCTGTTGTGAAACTTGTGAAAGAACTTGGTGCAGCAACAGTTGGACTTCGTTTTGCTGAATTTACGGAAGAGGAATTATCTCAATTTGCACCACCGCAGGAAGAGAAGCAAAGTGAATCTTTACTGTCTCCAAATTCGAAAACAACATTTTTAGCGGTTGCAAGTGGAAAAGGTGGAGTGGGTAAATCAACTGTTTCAGTTAACCTTGCAATTTCATTAGCACGTTTAGGCAAGAAAGTTGGTATTATTGACGCGGATATTTACGGTTTTAGTGTACCGGATATGATGGGGATAGAAAAACGCCCAATTGTAAGAGGGGATAAAATTATCCCAGTGGAGCGATTAGGGGTTAAAGTAATTTCGATGGGATTCTTTGTAGAGGATAATGCTCCTGTTATTTGGAGAGGGCCTATGCTAGGGAAAATGTTAAATCACTTTTTCACGGAGGTGGAATGGGGCGATTTAGATTACTTAGTACTAGATTTACCGCCAGGTACAGGTGACGTGGCATTAGATGTGCATTCAATGTTACCATCGTGCAAAGAAATTATTGTGACAACACCTCATCCTACAGCTGCATTTGTAGCAGCGCGTGCTGGAGCGATGGCTTTGCGTACGGAACATAGTATTCTTGGTGTTGTTGAAAATATGGCATATTTTGAAAGTAAAGTAACTGGTGAAAAAGAATATGTGTTTGGAAGAGGTGGCGGAGATAAATTAGCTACAGAGCTACAAACAGACGTATTAGGAAGAATCCCACTTCAACAACCTGATTGGAATAAAGAAGATTTTGCGCCGTCAGTATATGAAGATACGCATACAACAGGTATTATTTATCGAACAATAGCTGAGCAGGTTATTGATAGAACGTCTATAAAACAGAAATAA
- the gerD gene encoding spore germination lipoprotein GerD translates to MKRMLLVLISSLLCISLVACAQGKEAKPELDYDQTKKMIVDILKTDQGKKAIQDVLTDEKMKQALILDETVVKKTIEDAMVSEKGQQFWEKLFKDPEFSSKFAKSMGKEQTNLMKTLLKDPEYQAGVIEIMKNPEVEKIMLQTMKSKEYRQYLQQVLTETAESPLFQAKMIDIISKGVEKAEKSGSGKKGSGGEGGNKEQK, encoded by the coding sequence ATGAAACGGATGCTACTCGTGTTAATTTCTTCCCTTCTATGTATCTCACTAGTTGCATGTGCACAAGGAAAAGAAGCAAAACCCGAACTAGATTACGATCAAACAAAAAAAATGATTGTAGATATTTTAAAAACGGATCAAGGAAAGAAAGCAATCCAAGATGTATTGACCGATGAAAAAATGAAGCAAGCACTCATACTAGATGAAACAGTAGTAAAGAAAACAATTGAAGATGCAATGGTATCCGAAAAAGGGCAACAATTTTGGGAAAAACTATTCAAAGACCCTGAATTTTCTTCTAAATTCGCTAAAAGTATGGGAAAAGAACAAACAAACTTGATGAAGACTCTACTAAAAGACCCTGAGTACCAAGCAGGTGTTATAGAAATTATGAAAAATCCCGAAGTAGAAAAGATCATGTTGCAAACGATGAAAAGTAAAGAATATCGTCAATACTTACAACAAGTCTTAACCGAAACTGCTGAAAGTCCACTTTTCCAAGCGAAAATGATTGATATTATTAGCAAAGGTGTTGAAAAAGCTGAAAAGAGCGGCTCTGGTAAAAAGGGCTCTGGTGGAGAAGGCGGAAACAAAGAACAAAAATAA
- a CDS encoding KinB-signaling pathway activation protein — protein sequence MNSRKWVRLFFTTLFLGGISTIFIGFVLGWDKYVEFFQNFEVKEILAVSFWLMGVGFIFSVISQMGFFAYLTVHRFGLGMFRSSSLWNAVQLFFIAFVLFDFVYLRSVLIANGNVSLGNNILVAGILFIFGVIVAYIKSKETNNKAFIPALFFMVVVTILEWVPALRINDTDWLYLMVIPLLLCNAYQLLVLHRLIGRTSKSV from the coding sequence GTGAATAGCCGAAAGTGGGTACGACTATTTTTTACGACGTTGTTTCTTGGAGGGATTAGTACTATCTTTATTGGTTTTGTTCTAGGGTGGGACAAGTATGTTGAATTTTTTCAAAATTTCGAAGTTAAGGAAATTTTAGCGGTTTCTTTTTGGTTAATGGGTGTAGGGTTTATTTTTAGTGTCATAAGCCAAATGGGGTTCTTCGCATATTTAACGGTTCATCGTTTCGGATTAGGGATGTTTCGATCATCTTCTTTATGGAATGCGGTGCAGCTCTTCTTTATTGCATTTGTATTATTTGATTTTGTGTATTTAAGATCTGTATTGATTGCGAACGGTAATGTTTCATTAGGAAATAACATACTGGTGGCTGGGATCTTATTTATATTCGGAGTGATTGTAGCTTATATAAAGAGTAAAGAAACGAATAATAAAGCATTTATACCTGCGTTATTCTTTATGGTTGTTGTAACAATCCTTGAATGGGTACCAGCGTTACGGATTAATGATACAGATTGGCTATATTTAATGGTTATACCGCTTTTATTATGTAATGCGTATCAGTTACTTGTATTACATCGTTTAATAGGAAGAACAAGTAAGTCGGTTTAA
- the pdaB gene encoding polysaccharide deacetylase family sporulation protein PdaB — protein MFFFFITSKRTFKHISLIVVLSLFTAWLLFLKTYSHESAFSTATGPKVIYKGDTAKKQVAFTFDISWGDKKAIPILDTLKEREIKNVTFFLSAAWAERHPDIVERIMKDGHEIGSMGYNYNSYTSLEANEMRRDLLRAQDVFTKLGVKQVKLFRPPSGDFNKTTLKVAESLGYTVVHWSNNSNDWKNPGVNKIVSTVANNLKGGDIVLLHASDSALQTNKALPLLLQKLKSDGYEQISVSQLISNTSAKSEDVK, from the coding sequence ATGTTTTTCTTTTTTATTACAAGTAAGCGTACGTTTAAACACATTAGTTTAATAGTTGTACTTTCCTTATTTACAGCATGGCTACTCTTCTTAAAAACATATTCACATGAATCTGCTTTTTCAACTGCTACTGGTCCTAAAGTTATTTACAAAGGTGACACTGCCAAAAAACAAGTTGCGTTCACATTCGATATTAGTTGGGGAGACAAAAAAGCTATTCCAATCCTTGATACATTAAAAGAAAGAGAAATTAAGAACGTAACCTTCTTCCTCTCTGCTGCATGGGCTGAAAGACATCCTGATATTGTCGAGCGTATTATGAAAGATGGTCATGAAATCGGTAGTATGGGCTATAACTACAACTCTTACACTTCACTAGAAGCAAACGAAATGCGGCGAGATCTTTTACGTGCACAAGACGTTTTTACAAAGCTTGGCGTAAAACAAGTCAAGCTATTCCGTCCACCTAGTGGTGATTTTAATAAAACAACACTTAAAGTGGCCGAATCTCTTGGATATACAGTTGTCCACTGGAGTAATAATTCGAATGATTGGAAAAATCCTGGTGTAAATAAAATTGTCTCTACCGTTGCTAACAATTTAAAAGGAGGAGATATCGTCTTACTACACGCTTCCGATTCTGCACTTCAAACAAATAAAGCTCTGCCACTACTCCTGCAAAAGTTAAAAAGCGATGGATACGAACAAATCTCCGTATCACAACTTATTTCTAATACGAGTGCCAAAAGCGAAGATGTTAAATAA
- a CDS encoding glycerate kinase, which produces MKIVIASDSYKESLRAMEVCEAIEKGFTEIFPKANYVKVPIGDGGEGTVQSLVDTAGGEIISLYVTGPLGGLVEAFYGISQDKRTAFIEMSAASGLHHAPIEKRNPLIATTRGTGELILHALNQGVQHIILGLGGSATNDGGAGMLSALGVKFLNQKGEVIEPSGGTLHSIDSVNLYGLDSRLKNVKLEAACDVDNPLIGPMGASFVFAKQKGANIEMIEELDENLRHYSHILKKCFHIDVAEIRGAGAAGGMGAAVVAVLQGKLRKGIEIVLDYTNFDKHIQDADLVLTGEGRIDEQTAYGKAPVGVAMRAKHFHLPVIAIGGSLLPNYTTVYEKGIDAVFSVSASPMTLEEALESTKENIEITAKNIAAVWKLASEKRF; this is translated from the coding sequence ATGAAAATTGTTATTGCATCTGATTCGTATAAAGAGAGCTTAAGGGCAATGGAAGTATGTGAGGCAATCGAAAAAGGCTTTACAGAAATTTTTCCGAAAGCTAATTATGTAAAAGTACCAATTGGGGATGGGGGGGAAGGAACCGTTCAATCTCTCGTTGATACTGCAGGAGGAGAGATTATTTCACTCTATGTGACAGGGCCGCTAGGAGGACTGGTAGAGGCATTTTATGGTATATCTCAAGATAAGAGAACAGCGTTTATTGAAATGTCGGCTGCATCAGGATTACACCATGCTCCAATTGAAAAACGCAATCCGCTTATTGCAACGACAAGAGGAACAGGAGAGCTTATATTGCACGCGCTGAATCAAGGTGTACAGCATATTATTTTAGGTCTAGGAGGAAGTGCTACAAATGATGGTGGAGCTGGCATGTTGTCTGCTTTAGGTGTAAAGTTTCTAAATCAAAAAGGTGAAGTAATAGAGCCTTCTGGGGGGACGCTACATTCTATTGATTCTGTTAATCTATATGGACTAGATTCCCGTTTGAAGAATGTGAAATTAGAAGCTGCATGTGATGTAGATAATCCGTTAATTGGACCAATGGGAGCATCTTTTGTATTTGCAAAACAAAAGGGAGCTAATATAGAAATGATTGAAGAGCTAGATGAAAACTTGAGGCATTATTCCCATATACTAAAAAAATGCTTCCATATTGATGTAGCAGAAATAAGAGGCGCAGGTGCGGCTGGAGGTATGGGGGCGGCAGTGGTCGCAGTATTACAAGGGAAACTGCGAAAAGGAATTGAAATTGTATTGGACTATACAAATTTTGATAAGCATATACAAGATGCTGATCTTGTTTTGACGGGTGAAGGAAGAATAGATGAACAAACAGCTTATGGAAAAGCTCCTGTCGGTGTTGCAATGCGTGCGAAACATTTTCATCTACCTGTAATTGCTATTGGTGGTTCACTTCTCCCAAACTATACTACGGTGTACGAAAAGGGAATAGATGCGGTGTTTAGTGTTTCTGCGAGTCCAATGACGTTAGAAGAAGCATTGGAATCTACAAAAGAAAATATCGAAATAACTGCGAAAAATATTGCGGCAGTATGGAAACTTGCCTCGGAAAAGCGCTTCTAA
- the rocF gene encoding arginase, translating to MKKEISVIGVPMDLGQMRRGVDMGPSAIRYAGVIERIEQIGYDVKDMGDICIEREKEVDENTKLRNLTQVATVCNELASKVDHIIEEGRFPLVLGGDHSIAIGTLAGVAKHYKNLGVIWYDAHGDLNTEETSPSGNIHGMSLAASLGYGHPSLVDLYGAYPKVKKENVVIIGARALDEGEKDFIRNEGIKVFTMHEIDRMGMTAVMEETIAYLSHTDGVHLSLDLDGLDPHDAPGVGTPVIGGLSYRESHLAMEMLAESNIITSAEFVEVNTILDEKNRTATTAVALMGSLFGEKLK from the coding sequence ATGAAAAAAGAAATCTCAGTTATTGGAGTTCCAATGGATTTAGGACAAATGCGTCGCGGGGTAGATATGGGACCAAGCGCAATCCGTTATGCAGGGGTAATTGAAAGAATTGAACAAATTGGATATGACGTAAAAGATATGGGCGATATATGCATAGAGAGAGAAAAAGAAGTAGATGAAAATACAAAATTAAGAAACCTTACACAAGTTGCAACTGTATGTAACGAATTAGCAAGTAAGGTTGATCATATTATAGAAGAAGGTCGATTCCCACTTGTATTAGGTGGTGATCATAGTATCGCTATTGGTACACTTGCTGGAGTAGCAAAACATTATAAAAATCTAGGGGTTATTTGGTACGATGCACATGGTGATTTAAATACAGAAGAAACTTCGCCGTCGGGAAATATTCACGGCATGTCACTTGCGGCAAGTTTAGGCTACGGACATCCATCGCTTGTAGACTTATACGGGGCATATCCGAAGGTGAAAAAAGAGAATGTAGTAATCATTGGTGCACGTGCATTAGATGAGGGAGAAAAAGACTTCATTCGTAACGAAGGTATTAAAGTGTTTACAATGCATGAAATTGACCGTATGGGTATGACGGCTGTTATGGAAGAAACGATCGCTTACTTATCACATACGGATGGTGTTCACTTATCACTAGATCTAGATGGTCTTGATCCTCATGATGCACCAGGAGTTGGAACACCTGTAATTGGTGGGTTATCGTATCGTGAAAGCCACTTGGCGATGGAAATGTTAGCGGAGTCTAATATTATTACATCTGCTGAGTTCGTTGAAGTAAACACAATTTTAGACGAAAAGAATCGAACAGCAACAACGGCTGTGGCTTTAATGGGTTCTTTATTCGGTGAAAAACTAAAATAA
- the cdaA gene encoding diadenylate cyclase CdaA translates to MPFGDTTILKYLSTALDIAVVWFIIYKLILIIRGTKAVQLLKGITVIILVRMISIFLELRTLYWLTEQVLTWGFLAVIIIFQPELRRALEQLGRGSLFSRGGVQEEDEPEIVATSIAKATEYMGKRRIGALITLSKETGMGDYVETGIPLNANVSSELLINIFIPNTPLHDGAVIMQGSTIKAAACYLPLSESPFISKELGTRHRAAMGVSEVTDSITVVVSEETGQISLTKNGELHRDLKAEQLKEMLLVEFSRNERTTSSSLWNWNWRRKRHG, encoded by the coding sequence ATGCCTTTTGGAGATACAACCATTTTGAAATATCTTAGTACGGCATTAGATATCGCAGTTGTGTGGTTTATTATATATAAGCTAATTCTTATAATCCGGGGCACAAAAGCTGTTCAACTTTTGAAAGGGATTACAGTTATTATCCTTGTCCGGATGATAAGTATTTTCCTCGAGTTACGTACGTTGTATTGGTTAACCGAGCAAGTATTAACGTGGGGATTTTTAGCAGTTATCATTATCTTCCAGCCAGAATTGAGAAGAGCGCTTGAACAGTTGGGGCGAGGTAGTTTATTCTCACGTGGGGGAGTTCAGGAAGAAGATGAACCTGAAATTGTTGCCACATCTATAGCAAAGGCGACGGAATATATGGGGAAACGAAGAATTGGTGCATTAATTACGCTATCTAAAGAGACTGGTATGGGAGATTATGTAGAAACTGGTATTCCGTTGAATGCAAATGTGTCATCGGAATTACTTATTAATATTTTTATTCCAAATACACCTCTTCATGATGGAGCAGTTATTATGCAAGGAAGTACAATTAAAGCAGCAGCTTGCTATTTGCCGTTATCAGAAAGTCCATTCATTTCTAAAGAATTAGGAACACGTCACCGCGCTGCAATGGGTGTTAGTGAAGTAACGGATAGTATTACAGTTGTTGTATCGGAAGAAACAGGACAAATTTCTTTAACAAAAAATGGTGAGTTACATCGTGATTTAAAAGCTGAACAATTGAAAGAGATGCTGTTAGTAGAATTTAGTAGAAATGAAAGAACAACTTCTTCGTCTTTATGGAACTGGAATTGGAGGAGGAAGCGTCATGGATAA
- a CDS encoding CdaR family protein yields the protein MDKLMENHWFLKGISLLLACMLFMSATLTEKNTTASIMPFSSDVKETLTDYPINLKYDDEKYIVSGVPSRVKVKLEGPKASVAATKAKRQFDIPVDLRGLSKPTYEVSLKVNGLPDDVKGTVQPSTIKITLHKKAKKNVPVDIKLSNEDQMPAGTTIEKSSIKPNIVEVVGTQEEIESIGSAKAYIDLKGVNKTVTKAVEVTLYNREGKRLNLTTSPSKVNVTVNVVTQATANNVEKTVPLTYVKKGTLPDGLAVTNIGIEPNEVTIAGPKDVLDNIQSIEGVEVDLSQLTESTTFDTSVLLPRGVTSAKPGQVKISVGVQKSKQTKSKTIDGITIQKNGLSNDTTMQLLSPQGGKISVDISGEASIVDKITAAQITAAINLQNISAGTHDVPIQVSGPGNITIEPKQKNARVTIVKKEQPDKEVQGNIEKPDSQDKKENESEPPKDQEKESEQEKEQNKDTDKGQDKGQDKGQETAADKQKEQEKGANSNG from the coding sequence ATGGATAAGCTAATGGAGAATCATTGGTTTTTAAAAGGAATCTCATTACTTTTGGCATGTATGCTTTTTATGTCAGCAACTTTAACTGAAAAAAATACTACAGCGAGTATAATGCCCTTTTCAAGTGATGTAAAAGAAACATTAACTGATTATCCAATTAACCTTAAGTATGATGATGAAAAATATATTGTAAGTGGTGTTCCAAGTAGGGTAAAGGTAAAATTGGAAGGGCCAAAAGCATCGGTTGCTGCGACGAAAGCAAAACGTCAATTTGATATACCAGTTGATTTACGAGGGCTTTCAAAACCAACATATGAAGTTTCCTTAAAGGTGAACGGACTTCCGGATGATGTGAAAGGAACTGTTCAACCTTCAACTATTAAAATTACTCTTCATAAAAAGGCGAAGAAAAACGTTCCTGTAGATATAAAATTATCAAATGAAGATCAAATGCCAGCGGGTACCACTATTGAAAAATCCAGCATTAAGCCCAATATTGTTGAAGTAGTTGGGACACAAGAAGAAATAGAGAGTATTGGATCTGCCAAGGCATATATAGATTTAAAAGGTGTAAATAAAACAGTAACAAAAGCAGTAGAGGTTACATTGTACAATAGAGAAGGAAAACGTTTAAATTTAACAACGAGTCCATCGAAAGTAAATGTAACGGTGAATGTAGTTACACAAGCTACAGCCAATAATGTTGAAAAAACAGTACCTTTAACATATGTAAAAAAAGGCACTTTACCAGACGGATTGGCAGTTACAAACATCGGTATTGAGCCAAATGAAGTGACCATAGCAGGTCCGAAAGATGTTTTGGATAATATACAATCTATAGAGGGGGTCGAAGTAGATTTAAGTCAGTTGACAGAGTCTACAACATTCGATACCTCTGTTTTATTGCCAAGGGGTGTAACAAGCGCAAAGCCAGGGCAAGTAAAAATTTCAGTTGGTGTGCAAAAGTCAAAACAGACAAAAAGTAAAACAATTGACGGTATTACAATTCAAAAAAATGGACTTTCGAATGATACTACAATGCAGCTACTTTCACCACAGGGTGGAAAGATAAGTGTTGATATTTCAGGAGAAGCAAGTATAGTAGATAAAATAACAGCCGCCCAAATAACAGCGGCGATTAATCTACAAAATATATCTGCTGGTACACACGATGTTCCCATTCAAGTGAGTGGCCCAGGCAATATTACAATAGAGCCAAAACAAAAAAATGCTAGAGTAACTATTGTGAAGAAAGAACAACCAGATAAAGAAGTACAAGGAAATATAGAGAAACCGGATTCACAAGATAAAAAAGAAAATGAATCTGAGCCACCGAAGGACCAAGAAAAAGAGTCTGAACAAGAAAAAGAACAAAACAAAGATACAGATAAAGGTCAAGATAAAGGTCAAGATAAAGGTCAAGAAACTGCAGCAGACAAACAAAAAGAGCAAGAAAAAGGAGCGAATAGTAATGGGTAA